In Deferribacteraceae bacterium V6Fe1, one genomic interval encodes:
- a CDS encoding gamma-glutamylcyclotransferase, producing MKFVDKIFFYGQLKSDGIFFPMYKRYVLNIEKGYTYGTLYKYKNRPVYIPRGDNKIYGEILTFFNTKTVFKLLDNVEYYLKRILGKCYRVSDNSCISSYIYIIEDFEESELSEIATGIWLNKK from the coding sequence ATGAAATTTGTAGATAAAATCTTTTTTTACGGACAGTTAAAATCTGACGGTATTTTCTTCCCTATGTATAAAAGGTATGTTTTAAACATCGAAAAAGGTTATACATATGGGACACTTTATAAATACAAGAACAGACCTGTTTATATCCCTCGAGGGGACAATAAGATTTATGGAGAAATCTTAACTTTTTTCAACACAAAGACTGTTTTTAAACTTCTTGATAATGTTGAATATTATCTAAAAAGAATCTTAGGAAAATGTTATAGAGTCTCTGATAACTCGTGTATTTCATCCTACATTTACATAATAGAAGATTTTGAAGAAAGTGAATTATCGGAAATTGCTACCGGTATTTGGTTAAATAAAAAATAG
- the gatB gene encoding Asp-tRNA(Asn)/Glu-tRNA(Gln) amidotransferase subunit GatB has translation MDFEAVIGLEVHVQLATDSKIFCGCSTKFGSQPNSNVCPVCLGMPGVLPVLNKKVVEFTTKAGLALNCKINKKNIFARKNYFYPDLPKGYQISQYELPICEHGYIDININGQEKRIGITRIHMEEDAGKSIHGENLGDSSSSFIDLNRTGVPLMEIVSEPDMRSGEEAKEYLQKLKSILEYVEVSDCNMEEGSLRCDANISVRPVGQKEFGTKTEIKNMNSFKNVQKAIEYEIKRQIKVIKEGGKIVQETRLWDPDKNVTISMRSKEEAHDYRYFPDPDLVPLVLDDEFIENIRKTLPVLPDELKGKFIKEYGLPEYDASVLTSVKSYATYFEKTVNIVNSPKKVSNWIMSELLRVVNDKGCDIFDAGLSPEYLAEIIKLIDDGKISGKIAKDVFEEVIETGKKPSVIIEEKGLVQISDDSELESIISKIIENSPKEAERFKNGEQKLMGFFVGQVMKETKGKANPKLVNEIINKLLS, from the coding sequence ATGGATTTTGAAGCGGTTATCGGTTTGGAAGTTCACGTTCAGCTTGCAACTGACTCAAAAATATTTTGCGGTTGCTCTACAAAGTTTGGCTCACAGCCAAACTCAAATGTTTGCCCCGTGTGCCTTGGAATGCCGGGAGTGCTCCCCGTTTTGAACAAAAAAGTAGTCGAGTTCACCACAAAAGCGGGACTTGCCTTAAATTGTAAAATAAATAAAAAAAACATCTTCGCTAGAAAAAATTACTTTTACCCAGATTTACCAAAAGGCTATCAGATATCTCAATACGAGCTGCCTATATGTGAACATGGATATATTGATATAAACATTAACGGTCAGGAAAAAAGGATAGGCATAACAAGGATACATATGGAAGAGGATGCGGGTAAATCTATACACGGCGAAAATCTTGGAGACTCCTCTTCAAGCTTTATAGATTTGAATAGGACAGGCGTGCCTCTTATGGAAATTGTCAGCGAGCCAGACATGAGGAGCGGAGAGGAGGCTAAAGAGTATTTACAAAAACTCAAATCTATACTCGAATATGTAGAAGTCTCAGACTGCAACATGGAAGAAGGCTCATTAAGGTGTGATGCCAATATTTCCGTGCGCCCGGTTGGTCAAAAAGAGTTTGGCACAAAAACGGAAATAAAAAATATGAATTCATTTAAAAATGTTCAAAAAGCTATCGAATATGAAATAAAAAGGCAAATCAAGGTAATAAAAGAAGGGGGCAAGATAGTCCAGGAAACAAGGCTGTGGGACCCGGACAAAAATGTCACAATTTCAATGAGGAGCAAAGAAGAAGCTCATGATTACAGATATTTCCCGGACCCTGATTTGGTCCCATTAGTGCTTGATGATGAATTTATAGAAAATATAAGAAAAACCCTCCCTGTTTTACCTGACGAATTAAAAGGAAAATTTATCAAAGAGTACGGCCTACCGGAATATGATGCTTCCGTATTAACCAGTGTAAAATCTTATGCAACATACTTTGAAAAAACAGTTAACATTGTAAATAGTCCTAAAAAAGTGTCCAATTGGATAATGTCTGAATTGTTGAGAGTAGTAAACGATAAAGGTTGCGATATTTTTGATGCAGGATTATCACCGGAATACCTCGCAGAAATCATAAAACTAATTGATGATGGCAAAATAAGCGGTAAAATTGCAAAAGATGTCTTTGAAGAAGTAATTGAAACTGGCAAAAAGCCTTCGGTTATTATTGAAGAAAAAGGGCTTGTCCAAATATCAGATGACAGCGAGCTTGAATCAATAATAAGCAAAATTATTGAAAACTCTCCAAAAGAAGCCGAACGTTTTAAAAATGGCGAACAAAAACTGATGGGATTTTTTGTTGGGCAAGTGATGAAAGAAACCAAAGGGAAAGCCAATCCAAAACTGGTCAATGAAATTATAAATAAACTATTATCTTAA